One genomic window of Lepeophtheirus salmonis chromosome 5, UVic_Lsal_1.4, whole genome shotgun sequence includes the following:
- the LOC121118558 gene encoding uncharacterized protein, with the protein MEGIMSSSSSSSSAVISHYKRKMERHPKESEVLLHCLSKLDRVEVNIALLQETGIGRIVNSLKKSEQEEVSEKARLLVAKWKDVVAKEDDEEEDISGPSTTQDQPQETEDEPEEEEDVENEPEEEEEDVKNEPEEEEPELEEEEEEKPAMMIPPPTPSPPRSSSSSHHKKHKKKKSSHRDDDRESSYSSQSHGSGSSSSSSSKKQKKETLKASDSFGNALMNISSSSSSKKKKSSKEDRSESSSHKRSQSESASSSSKRSHSESSSSSSSKKSHHQESSRSLSSSSYSSSKKNQQPQQEESLKKSEKNNLTLPLSPAPPIPSDLLLPAISPNYKPLPPKKEANNGTKKYQNDDEALSSLISMSKSSKRTAVFSGVKKSGYFGPIPTLLEMCITVLQENVDDIYECGGLDFVTLKPILERASPQALSQIEEHNQYLMTETGELWERFCKKNFPKEKRQEMESWREMFERCTVEREEKLNLLKVKVKDSYKKVESSYRQTKLAYVGTVAKPPRSVFRAQAKNGTAIPFGNPLKRPMVNTSSGGGGSSSSSSSRPSSSLSSAPKKPKIAPLMSKTLKMARGIKGGFRR; encoded by the exons ATGGAAGGAATCATGTCTTCATCGTCCTCCTCCTCTTCTGCAGTGATATCGCACTATAAGCGTAAAATGGAGCGCCATCCCAAGGAGTCTGAAGTTTTACTGCATTGCTTGTCCAAGTTGGATCGCGTAGAAGTGAACATCGCTCTGCTTCAAGAGACGGGCATTGGGAGAATCGTCAATTCCCTTAAGAAATCTGAGCAGGAAGAAGTCTCTGAAAAGGCACGACTCCTTGTTGCCAAATGGAAGGATGTTGTGGCCAAGGAAGACGATGAAGAGGAAGATATTAGTGGACCGTCCACCACTCAAG ATCAACCTCAGGAAACGGAAGACGAgccagaagaagaagaagatgttGAGAACGAaccagaagaagaagaagaagatgttAAGAACGAGCCGGAAGAAGAAGAACCGGAGTTggaagaggaggaagaagaaaaaccaGCAATGATGATCCCACCTCCCACCCCTTCTCCACCTCGTTCCTCATCCTCGTCCCACCACAAgaaacacaaaaagaaaaaatccagtCATAGAGACGATGATAGAGAATCATCTTACTCTAGTCAGAGTCATGGTagtggtagtagtagtagtagtagtagtaaaaagcaaaagaaaGAGACACTTAAAGCTTCAGACTCATTTGGTAATGCCTTAATGAACATCAGTAGTTCCTCCTCgtccaaaaagaagaaatcatcAAAAGAAGATCGATCCGAGTCCTCATCACATAAAAGATCCCAATCAGAATCAGCCTCCTCCTCTAGTAAAAGGTCCCATTCAGAATCATCCTCGTCAAGCAGTAGCAAAAAATCTCACCATCAGGAATCCTCACGTTCATTATCGTCTTCCTCTTACTCATCGAGTAAAAAGAACCAACAACCACAACAAGAAGaatctttgaaaaaatcagaaaaaaataacttgactCTTCCACTTTCTCCAGCTCCCCCTATACCCTCGGATTTACTCCTCCCTGCCATCAGTCCTAATTACAAACCTCTTCCTCCTAAAAAAGAAGCGAACAATGGTaccaaaaagtatcaaaatgatGACGAGGCTCTTTCTAGCTTAATATCCATGAGTAAAAGTTCCAAACGAACTGCTGTGTTTTCAGGGGTTAAAAA atCCGGTTATTTTGGACCCATTCCAACACTTTTGGAAATGTGTATTACGGTACTCCAAGAAAATGTCGATGATATCTATGAATGCGGTGGACTAGATTTCGTTACACTTAAACCGATATTAGAAAGAGCAAGCCCACAGGCTTTGTCCCAAATTGAGGAACATAATCAATATCTAATGACGGAAACCG GGGAGTTATGGGAGCGCTTTTGTAAGAAGAATTTCCCTAAAGAAAAGCGACAAGAAATGGAGTCTTGGCGAGAAATGTTTGAAAGATGCACTGTGGAGCGTGAAGAAAAGCTAAATTTACTTAAAGTTAAAGTAAAGGATTCTTACAAAAAGGTTGAATCATCTTATCGTCAAACAAAATTGGCATATGTTGGAACTGTTGCTAAACCTCCTAGAAGTGTTTTTAGAGCACAAGCTAAGAATGGAACTGCGATTCCGTTTGGAAATCCACTCAAGAGACCTATGGTAAATACTAGTAGTGGTGGAGGTGGATCctcttcttcatcttcttctagACCCTCTTCATCTCTTTCATCCGCTCCTAAAAAACCTAAAATCGCTCCACTAATGTCAAAAACTCTAAAAATGGCTAGGGGAATAAAGGGTGGATTTAGGAGATGA